One Actinospica robiniae DSM 44927 genomic region harbors:
- the ctaD gene encoding cytochrome c oxidase subunit I, whose amino-acid sequence MTTVEEREPRASTVKPVRPRQPGSVFIRWITSTDHKVIGFLYLITSCIFFGLGGIMALLIRTQIARPGLDVLSPEQYNQAFTMHGTVMLLMFATPLFAGFTNAIMPLQIGAPDVAFPRLNMIAYWLFLFGSLIAIGGFLTPQGAADFGWFAYSPLSNGVHSPGAGGDMWIMGLALSGFGTILGSVNFITTIITMRMPGMTMFRMPIFTWNVLLTSVLVLLAFPVLAAALFALEADRRLGAHVFDASNGGPILWQHLFWFFGHPEVYIVALPFFGIISDIIPVFSRKPVFGYSGLVFATLSIAGLSVTVWAHHMFTTGAVMLPFFAFMTYLIAVPTGVKFFNWVGTMWRGSLSFDTPLLWSVGFLVTFLFGGLTGVMLASPPIDFAVQDSYFVIAHFHYVLFGTVVFAMFGGFYYWWPKWTGKMLDERLGKIHFWTLFIGFHTTFLVQHWLGAEGMPRRYATYLASNGWATLNTVSTIGSYLLGLSMFPFLYNVWKTSKVGRRVTVDDPWGWGRSLEWATSCPPPRHNFNSLPRVRSESPAFDLHHPEVALMEIQNGERGHAAKKALLKEQAHKSRDQ is encoded by the coding sequence GTGACTACTGTCGAGGAGCGGGAGCCGCGGGCTTCCACGGTCAAGCCGGTCCGGCCCCGCCAACCGGGGAGCGTGTTCATCAGGTGGATCACCTCCACCGACCATAAGGTGATCGGCTTCCTCTATCTGATCACCTCGTGCATCTTCTTCGGCCTCGGCGGCATCATGGCCCTGCTGATCCGCACCCAGATCGCCCGGCCCGGCCTGGACGTGCTCTCCCCCGAGCAGTACAACCAGGCCTTCACCATGCACGGCACGGTGATGCTGCTGATGTTCGCCACCCCGCTGTTCGCGGGCTTCACGAACGCGATCATGCCGTTGCAGATCGGCGCCCCCGACGTCGCCTTCCCGCGGCTGAACATGATCGCCTACTGGCTGTTCCTGTTCGGTTCGCTGATCGCCATCGGCGGGTTCCTCACCCCGCAGGGCGCGGCGGACTTCGGCTGGTTCGCGTACTCGCCGCTGTCCAACGGCGTGCACTCGCCCGGCGCCGGCGGCGACATGTGGATCATGGGCCTGGCGCTGTCCGGCTTCGGCACGATCCTCGGCTCGGTGAACTTCATCACCACCATCATCACGATGCGCATGCCGGGTATGACCATGTTCCGGATGCCGATCTTCACCTGGAACGTGCTGCTGACCTCGGTGCTCGTGCTGCTCGCCTTCCCGGTCCTGGCCGCGGCGCTGTTCGCGCTCGAGGCCGACCGCCGGCTCGGCGCGCACGTCTTCGACGCCTCCAACGGAGGACCGATCCTCTGGCAGCACCTGTTCTGGTTCTTCGGCCATCCCGAGGTCTACATCGTCGCCCTGCCGTTCTTCGGCATCATCTCGGACATCATCCCGGTCTTCAGCCGCAAGCCCGTGTTCGGATATTCGGGCCTGGTCTTCGCGACGCTCTCCATCGCGGGCCTGTCGGTGACGGTGTGGGCGCACCACATGTTCACCACCGGCGCGGTCATGCTCCCGTTCTTCGCGTTCATGACGTACCTGATCGCGGTGCCCACCGGCGTGAAGTTCTTCAACTGGGTCGGCACGATGTGGCGAGGTTCCTTATCGTTCGACACACCGCTGCTCTGGTCCGTGGGCTTCCTGGTGACGTTCCTCTTCGGCGGCCTGACCGGGGTCATGCTGGCCTCGCCCCCAATCGACTTCGCAGTGCAGGACTCATACTTCGTCATCGCCCACTTCCACTACGTACTCTTCGGCACGGTGGTATTCGCGATGTTCGGTGGGTTCTACTACTGGTGGCCGAAGTGGACCGGCAAGATGCTCGACGAAAGGCTCGGGAAGATCCACTTCTGGACACTGTTCATCGGCTTCCACACGACCTTCCTGGTCCAGCACTGGCTCGGCGCCGAGGGCATGCCCCGCCGTTACGCCACGTACCTCGCCTCGAACGGCTGGGCCACGCTCAACACCGTGTCCACGATCGGCTCCTACCTGCTCGGTCTCTCGATGTTCCCGTTCCTCTACAACGTCTGGAAGACCTCGAAGGTCGGCCGCCGGGTGACGGTCGACGACCCGTGGGGCTGGGGCCGCTCACTCGAGTGGGCCACCTCCTGCCCGCCGCCGCGGCACAACTTCAACTCGCTGCCCCGGGTCCGCTCGGAGTCCCCGGCCTTCGACCTGCACCACCCCGAGGTGGCGCTGATGGAGATCCAGAACGGCGAGCGCGGCCACGCCGCGAAGAAGGCGCTGCTGAAGGAACAGGCGCACAAGAGCCGCGACCAGTAG
- a CDS encoding NAD(P)-dependent oxidoreductase, which produces MTKVTVLGTGLMGAGMARSLARAGMTVTVWNRTVEKARPLEAFDIAVAEDAESAVRDADVLVTMLFDANAVDEVMTPILGTLQDHAVWAQCGTVGIEATEHLARTAESRGVAFVDAPVLGTRAPAENGQLIVLAGGPGGVRDAVTPVFDAIGSRTVWVGDQPGAGHRLKLAANAWVLSVTGATAQSVGLAKRLGVDPALFLQTIAGGTLDCGYAQLKGKSMIEGDFAVSFSLAGAMKDADLIERAADAAESDGRLMGALLGCFEAAAQGEGDPTELDMSAVIRAFT; this is translated from the coding sequence ATGACGAAGGTCACGGTGCTCGGCACCGGTTTGATGGGAGCGGGGATGGCCCGCAGCCTGGCCAGGGCCGGAATGACGGTGACGGTGTGGAACCGTACCGTCGAGAAGGCGCGGCCGCTGGAGGCGTTCGACATCGCAGTGGCCGAGGACGCCGAGTCCGCGGTCCGCGACGCCGACGTCCTCGTCACGATGCTCTTCGACGCCAACGCCGTGGACGAGGTGATGACTCCGATCCTCGGCACCTTGCAGGACCACGCGGTGTGGGCGCAGTGCGGGACGGTCGGGATCGAGGCGACCGAGCACCTGGCCAGGACGGCCGAGAGCCGCGGTGTCGCGTTCGTCGACGCCCCGGTTCTCGGCACGCGGGCGCCCGCCGAGAACGGCCAGCTGATCGTGCTGGCCGGCGGGCCGGGCGGGGTCAGGGACGCCGTCACCCCGGTCTTCGACGCCATCGGCTCGCGCACGGTGTGGGTCGGCGACCAGCCGGGGGCCGGACACCGGCTCAAGCTCGCCGCCAACGCGTGGGTCCTGTCCGTCACCGGCGCCACCGCCCAGAGCGTCGGACTGGCCAAACGACTCGGCGTCGATCCGGCCCTGTTCCTCCAGACCATCGCCGGAGGAACGCTGGACTGCGGCTACGCGCAGCTCAAGGGCAAGTCGATGATCGAAGGGGACTTCGCCGTGTCGTTCAGCCTGGCCGGCGCGATGAAGGACGCGGACCTGATCGAGCGGGCCGCGGACGCCGCGGAGAGCGACGGTCGGCTGATGGGCGCCCTGCTCGGCTGCTTCGAGGCCGCCGCGCAGGGCGAGGGCGACCCGACGGAGCTGGACATGTCCGCCGTCATCCGCGCTTTCACCTGA
- a CDS encoding cation-translocating P-type ATPase has product MPRLLASPLALVSATRYAGATGYQSARLAWTAAAGAATVARAVGTAAVAQAAQRPGPVLAAMADVGAGRHVRRVWTRSGHAHVEVRGLSGRGARHQKVAGDVTEALGRLEGVHWAQVNSVTRQVLLAFNEDAIGLDQIVSVIESVEEQHGTDDGEFAAAGTEVTPEHPADDTPIAVTAVALATDLAGLALAGAGRMMHVGLLPRSARLPLLIANTHPWARRRLERRLGHLQAELLVALGTAGVNAASLGPGPLAVDSVHQALRLTERLGRRSVWRRREPELVGDGVGLGHETPDVGERPQPLPEGPVERLADETALASLLEAAGALAFARDPGRAAELMLTTMPMAGRQGRDAYVAMLGWNLTRHGAVPMDGTALHRLDRVDTVVIDSAALLTAQRVVLQAEVAGRATKMTDADVWRIAEQLIAPAAPEGREAGAKDWRLRTPRSAKAKPQPQPGAEEFDLVDRSGHRRGRVALGHALDPLAEALLEAAHQAADRILLSHDASTAELVQWADDVLPANEDLHPHIRRLQNEGRVVLLVSGADEAALAAADVGVAVLAPTAEGAGPAASSCWSGDLITGPGLAEAWRVVNAVPTAKAVSRRSSRLALGGAALGALLTVRGGRRRTRVPRIQVSPVHSAAMAALLAGAYSGLRCGRQDLPEGTSRAPWHALTAQDVYNRLLQSRRDADREAAAARRAPAPVRATRAAASRVAAFTPVRVSGEFAQSVADELRDPLTPVLALGAAASAVVGSSIDAFLVSGVMGGNAIISAGQQMRARKALRRLMLGERPAARLARWEPLGLADEGEDWIDGLEDARTRSLPAARLRLGDVIVLRSGDVIPADARLIRAEELEVDESALTGESLPVAKSVEPTPGADLSERACMVYEGCVVVAGTGYAVVSAVGAKTEAGRATAAAGTARAPRAGIQARLVELTRIALPATAIGGGAVTALAAVRGVPLRQALASGVAVAVAAVPEGLPLVATVAQLAAARRLSGKGVLVRSANALEALGRVDTVCFDKTGTLTEGRLSVARIAAFDEVLPADRSAVVLHTAACACPDPGDEKGATRSLVHPTDIAVVQAAREHPAESDAWERVAELPFETTRGYSAGLCARDGHRLLAVKGAPETVLELCVTVHTEKGDRKLTRERRSKAAATLRQLADDGLRVLAVARRELDGQQLPDDAQAQLAEQVRELTLLGFVAIADTVRPSAAETVRLLTEAGVRTVMITGDHPRTAVAIARQLDIPDTETVLTGAELDRLPKTERDAKIAASTVFARVSPQHKVRIIQALQGAGRVVAMAGDGSNDAAAIRLADVGVALGGAGSRPARNAADLVLAEPDPVGIVAALQEGRALWRSVRDAVAILVGGNAGEIAFTLLGTAIGGRAPLGTRQFLLVNMMTDMLPALAVALAPARPAAEGAAQGPDSAPVPGTWGPELVRDLAARGGATALGAMLAWQAARATGRERRASTASLAALVITQLGQTAVTSRHSPLVLATCVGSAAMLFAVVETPGVSQFFGCTPLGPVAWTMVGASAATATAAGALAPALIEKIAAHLHPTKARMNETKEAGR; this is encoded by the coding sequence ATGCCCCGACTGCTCGCAAGCCCGCTCGCCCTGGTCTCCGCCACCCGGTACGCCGGGGCCACGGGGTACCAGTCGGCGCGGCTGGCGTGGACCGCCGCCGCCGGCGCGGCGACCGTGGCGCGGGCTGTCGGCACGGCGGCCGTGGCACAGGCGGCCCAGCGCCCCGGGCCGGTGCTCGCCGCCATGGCCGACGTCGGGGCCGGCCGGCACGTGCGCCGGGTCTGGACCCGCTCGGGGCACGCCCACGTGGAGGTGCGCGGGCTCAGCGGGCGCGGTGCCCGGCATCAGAAGGTGGCCGGCGACGTCACCGAGGCGCTCGGCCGGCTCGAAGGGGTGCACTGGGCCCAGGTCAACTCCGTCACCCGGCAGGTCCTGCTCGCCTTCAACGAGGACGCGATCGGCCTGGACCAGATCGTCTCGGTGATCGAGTCGGTCGAAGAGCAGCACGGCACCGACGACGGTGAGTTCGCGGCGGCAGGGACGGAGGTGACGCCCGAGCATCCGGCCGACGACACGCCGATCGCCGTCACCGCCGTCGCTCTCGCCACCGACCTGGCCGGGCTGGCCCTCGCCGGCGCCGGCCGGATGATGCACGTCGGGCTGCTCCCGCGCTCCGCCCGGTTGCCGCTGCTGATCGCCAACACACACCCCTGGGCCCGTCGGCGACTCGAGCGCCGGCTCGGCCACCTGCAGGCGGAGCTCCTGGTCGCGCTGGGCACCGCGGGCGTCAACGCGGCCAGCCTCGGCCCCGGTCCACTCGCCGTGGACAGTGTGCACCAGGCGCTGCGCCTGACCGAACGGCTCGGCCGCCGCTCCGTGTGGCGCCGGCGGGAGCCCGAGCTGGTCGGCGACGGGGTCGGACTCGGCCACGAGACGCCCGACGTCGGGGAACGGCCGCAGCCGCTGCCCGAAGGGCCGGTGGAGCGGCTGGCCGACGAGACGGCACTCGCCTCGCTGCTCGAGGCCGCCGGAGCGCTGGCTTTCGCCCGCGACCCCGGACGTGCCGCCGAGCTCATGCTCACGACCATGCCGATGGCCGGGCGGCAGGGTCGGGACGCGTACGTCGCGATGCTCGGCTGGAACCTCACCCGGCACGGAGCGGTGCCCATGGACGGCACCGCGCTGCACCGGCTCGACCGCGTGGACACCGTCGTCATCGACTCGGCCGCGCTGTTGACCGCGCAGCGTGTCGTGCTGCAGGCCGAGGTCGCCGGACGCGCGACGAAGATGACGGACGCGGACGTGTGGCGCATCGCCGAACAGCTCATCGCCCCCGCGGCGCCCGAAGGCCGGGAGGCGGGCGCCAAGGACTGGAGGCTTCGGACTCCCCGGTCCGCGAAGGCGAAGCCGCAGCCGCAGCCCGGCGCCGAGGAGTTCGACCTCGTCGACCGCTCCGGCCACCGCCGTGGCCGCGTGGCGCTCGGCCACGCGCTCGACCCGCTCGCCGAGGCTCTGCTGGAGGCCGCGCACCAGGCCGCCGACCGGATCCTGCTCAGCCACGACGCGAGCACGGCCGAGCTGGTGCAGTGGGCCGACGACGTGCTCCCTGCGAATGAGGATCTGCACCCTCATATCAGGCGTCTGCAGAATGAAGGCCGCGTGGTGCTGCTCGTCTCCGGCGCGGACGAGGCGGCGCTGGCGGCCGCGGACGTGGGCGTGGCAGTGCTGGCGCCGACCGCAGAAGGAGCCGGACCGGCCGCGTCGAGCTGCTGGTCTGGCGACCTGATCACCGGGCCTGGGCTGGCCGAGGCGTGGCGGGTCGTCAACGCGGTGCCCACAGCGAAAGCGGTCAGCCGCCGGTCGAGCCGGCTGGCGCTGGGCGGAGCGGCACTCGGCGCGCTGCTCACGGTCCGCGGCGGACGGCGGCGGACGCGCGTGCCGCGGATTCAGGTGTCGCCCGTGCACAGCGCCGCGATGGCCGCCCTCCTCGCGGGCGCTTACAGTGGCCTGCGATGCGGTCGACAGGATCTGCCCGAAGGAACTTCGCGGGCTCCGTGGCATGCCCTCACTGCTCAGGATGTGTATAACAGGCTTCTGCAGAGTCGACGCGACGCCGATCGGGAGGCGGCTGCGGCGCGACGTGCTCCTGCGCCGGTCCGGGCGACCCGTGCGGCGGCGTCACGCGTCGCGGCCTTCACACCGGTGCGCGTGTCCGGTGAATTCGCACAGTCCGTCGCCGACGAGCTGCGCGATCCGCTCACCCCGGTGTTGGCGCTCGGCGCCGCAGCCTCGGCCGTGGTGGGTTCGAGTATTGACGCGTTCCTCGTCTCCGGAGTCATGGGCGGCAACGCGATCATCAGTGCCGGACAACAGATGCGCGCCCGCAAAGCCCTGCGGCGCCTCATGCTCGGCGAACGCCCGGCCGCGCGCCTGGCCCGGTGGGAGCCGCTGGGCCTGGCAGACGAGGGCGAGGACTGGATCGACGGGCTCGAAGACGCTCGGACGCGCAGCCTCCCGGCCGCGCGGCTTCGCCTGGGCGACGTGATCGTGCTGCGGTCGGGAGACGTCATCCCGGCCGATGCGAGGCTCATCCGCGCGGAAGAACTCGAAGTCGACGAGTCCGCACTGACCGGCGAATCGTTGCCCGTGGCCAAGTCCGTCGAGCCGACGCCGGGCGCCGACCTGTCAGAACGTGCCTGCATGGTGTACGAGGGCTGCGTCGTCGTGGCCGGCACCGGGTACGCCGTCGTCAGCGCCGTCGGCGCGAAGACCGAGGCCGGCCGGGCGACCGCGGCGGCAGGGACGGCCCGCGCGCCGCGCGCCGGAATCCAGGCGCGGCTCGTCGAACTGACCCGGATCGCCCTGCCCGCCACGGCGATCGGCGGCGGCGCGGTGACGGCTTTGGCCGCGGTGCGCGGGGTGCCGCTGCGCCAGGCGCTGGCCTCCGGGGTGGCGGTCGCCGTTGCGGCCGTGCCCGAAGGCCTTCCGCTGGTGGCCACGGTCGCGCAGCTCGCCGCCGCCCGTCGGCTGTCCGGCAAGGGCGTGCTGGTGCGGTCGGCCAACGCGCTCGAAGCTCTCGGCCGGGTCGACACCGTCTGCTTCGACAAGACCGGCACGCTGACCGAGGGACGGCTCTCGGTGGCGCGCATCGCAGCATTCGACGAGGTGCTTCCGGCAGACCGGTCGGCGGTCGTGCTGCACACCGCCGCGTGCGCGTGCCCCGATCCCGGCGACGAGAAAGGCGCCACCCGCAGTTTGGTGCACCCGACGGACATCGCCGTCGTGCAGGCGGCGCGGGAGCACCCGGCTGAATCCGACGCATGGGAGCGCGTCGCTGAACTGCCCTTCGAGACCACCCGTGGCTATTCGGCGGGCCTGTGCGCTCGTGACGGCCACCGACTGCTGGCAGTCAAGGGTGCGCCGGAGACCGTACTCGAGCTCTGCGTCACCGTGCATACCGAGAAAGGCGACCGGAAACTGACTCGTGAGCGTCGCAGCAAGGCCGCGGCCACGTTGCGGCAGCTCGCCGACGACGGATTGCGCGTGCTGGCCGTGGCTCGGCGTGAGCTAGACGGGCAGCAGCTCCCCGACGACGCGCAGGCACAGCTGGCCGAGCAGGTCAGGGAGCTGACACTGCTCGGTTTCGTCGCCATCGCCGACACCGTGCGTCCGAGCGCGGCCGAAACAGTCCGCCTGCTGACGGAAGCGGGCGTGCGTACCGTCATGATCACCGGCGACCACCCGCGCACGGCCGTCGCCATCGCCCGGCAGCTCGACATCCCGGACACCGAGACCGTGCTCACCGGCGCCGAACTCGACCGGCTGCCCAAGACCGAGCGCGATGCGAAGATCGCCGCGAGCACGGTGTTCGCGCGGGTGTCGCCTCAGCACAAAGTGCGCATCATCCAAGCTCTGCAAGGCGCGGGCCGCGTCGTGGCGATGGCCGGCGACGGAAGCAACGACGCCGCCGCGATCCGTCTGGCCGACGTCGGGGTCGCGCTTGGCGGCGCCGGCAGCCGGCCAGCGCGCAACGCCGCCGACCTGGTGCTGGCCGAGCCCGACCCGGTGGGTATCGTCGCGGCTCTGCAGGAAGGGCGCGCACTCTGGCGCAGCGTGCGCGACGCCGTGGCGATCCTGGTCGGCGGCAACGCCGGAGAGATCGCCTTCACCCTGCTCGGCACCGCCATCGGCGGACGCGCGCCGCTGGGCACCCGCCAGTTCCTGCTCGTCAACATGATGACGGACATGCTGCCCGCGCTGGCCGTCGCCCTCGCCCCGGCCCGCCCCGCCGCCGAGGGCGCCGCGCAGGGCCCGGATTCCGCCCCGGTTCCCGGCACCTGGGGCCCGGAACTGGTGCGCGACCTCGCCGCGCGCGGCGGCGCCACCGCGCTCGGTGCGATGCTCGCCTGGCAGGCCGCGCGGGCCACCGGCCGGGAGCGTCGCGCATCCACGGCGAGCCTCGCCGCGCTGGTGATCACGCAGCTCGGCCAGACCGCGGTCACGAGCCGGCACAGCCCGCTCGTACTGGCCACCTGCGTCGGTTCGGCGGCCATGCTCTTCGCCGTCGTCGAGACGCCCGGCGTCAGCCAGTTCTTCGGCTGCACGCCGCTGGGACCGGTCGCCTGGACGATGGTCGGCGCCTCCGCGGCGACGGCCACCGCCGCCGGCGCGCTCGCTCCGGCCCTCATCGAGAAGATCGCCGCGCATCTGCACCCGACAAAAGCCCGCATGAACGAGACGAAGGAGGCAGGACGATGA
- a CDS encoding arabinofuranosidase catalytic domain-containing protein, with translation MPLSGTTATRAAAAASTLPCDIFASAGTPCEAAYSTTRALFASYNGSLYRIQRASDGSTLNVAPKSAGGVANSAPQVSFCNGTTCTITLIYDQTANGNNLPVSPGKSCSGCSNGLGGPAANRADIGANAMALPVTVGGQTTYGALFNAVGTGYRNNAAKNVPTGSQPEGVYMLTSSNLTSGSCCFDFGSAETNDSDDGNATMNAIYYGTACWTGNCTGVGPWVGGDLENGMYFSDTGNNPASIPSETGSFLTAWEKNNGTTNFTLKYGNGQSGGLTTAYSGALPSGYNPMKVQNSIELGTGGDNSDLGKGEFFEGAVTAGYPSDATENAVQANVVAAGYADNTTAFSTNVSVVSLKAHANSKYVDAANSTTSLIADAASIGKAETFEMVTGTDGTVNLKSLNDNQWVTAESDGASPLIANRTAIGPWETFDLIANGNGSVSLRAHADDDYVTTPNSGTSPLIASQASISTSSEQFDLIFD, from the coding sequence GTGCCGTTATCCGGTACGACCGCCACCAGAGCCGCCGCCGCGGCCTCGACCCTGCCCTGCGACATCTTCGCCTCGGCCGGAACGCCGTGCGAGGCCGCGTACAGCACCACCCGCGCGCTGTTCGCCTCCTACAACGGCTCGCTCTACCGGATCCAGCGGGCTTCGGACGGCAGCACCCTGAACGTCGCGCCGAAGTCGGCCGGCGGCGTGGCGAACTCCGCGCCGCAGGTCTCCTTCTGCAACGGCACCACCTGCACCATCACCCTGATCTACGATCAGACCGCCAACGGCAACAACCTGCCCGTCTCCCCCGGCAAGTCCTGCTCCGGCTGCTCCAACGGCCTCGGCGGCCCCGCCGCGAACCGCGCCGACATCGGCGCGAACGCCATGGCGCTGCCGGTCACCGTCGGCGGCCAGACGACGTACGGCGCACTGTTCAACGCCGTCGGCACCGGCTACCGGAACAACGCCGCCAAGAACGTGCCCACCGGCTCGCAGCCCGAGGGCGTCTACATGCTGACCTCGTCCAACCTCACGAGCGGCAGCTGCTGCTTCGACTTCGGGTCGGCCGAGACCAACGACAGCGACGACGGCAACGCGACCATGAACGCGATCTACTACGGCACCGCCTGCTGGACCGGCAACTGCACCGGCGTCGGCCCGTGGGTCGGCGGCGACCTCGAGAACGGCATGTACTTCAGCGACACCGGCAACAACCCGGCGAGCATCCCGAGCGAGACCGGTTCCTTCCTCACCGCGTGGGAGAAGAACAACGGCACGACCAACTTCACCCTGAAGTACGGCAACGGCCAGTCCGGCGGCCTGACCACGGCGTACTCGGGCGCGCTGCCGAGCGGCTACAACCCGATGAAGGTGCAGAACTCGATCGAGCTCGGCACCGGCGGCGACAACAGCGACCTGGGCAAGGGCGAGTTCTTCGAAGGCGCCGTCACCGCGGGCTACCCCTCCGACGCGACCGAGAACGCCGTCCAGGCCAACGTCGTCGCGGCCGGCTACGCCGACAACACCACCGCGTTCTCCACGAATGTCTCGGTGGTCAGTCTCAAGGCGCACGCCAACAGCAAGTACGTGGACGCCGCGAACAGCACGACCTCGCTGATCGCGGACGCCGCCTCGATCGGCAAGGCGGAGACCTTCGAGATGGTCACCGGCACTGACGGCACAGTGAACCTGAAGTCCTTGAACGACAACCAATGGGTCACCGCCGAGAGCGACGGCGCCTCGCCGCTGATCGCCAACCGCACCGCGATCGGCCCTTGGGAGACCTTCGACCTGATCGCGAACGGCAACGGCAGCGTGAGCCTCCGCGCCCACGCGGACGACGACTACGTCACCACGCCCAACTCCGGCACCTCGCCCCTGATCGCGAGTCAGGCCTCGATCTCCACCTCGTCAGAGCAGTTCGATCTGATCTTCGACTGA